In Corvus moneduloides isolate bCorMon1 chromosome 3, bCorMon1.pri, whole genome shotgun sequence, one DNA window encodes the following:
- the KLHL31 gene encoding kelch-like protein 31, whose translation MAPKKKNVKKNKADINETTIIVEDGPLSKLNGLNGLLEGGNGFSCISSEVSDPSYCPNLLEGLSKMRQENFLCDLTISTKTKSFSVHKVVMASSSEYFHNILKKDPSTQRVDLNDVSPLGLATVITYAYTGKLTLSLYTIGSIISTAIYLQIHTLTKMCCDFLVQEISVENCMYIANIAETYGLKTTKEAAHKFIKDNFIEFSETDQFLKLTFDQINELLADDDLQLPSEIVAFQIAIKWLEFDQKRVKFAANLLSNIRFGTISAQDLVNYVQTVPRMMQDADCHKLLVDAMNYHLLPYHQNTLQSRRTRIRGGFRVLVTVGGRPALTEKSLSRDILYRDPENGWKKLSEMPAKSFNQCVTVMDGFLYVAGGEDQNDARNQAKHAVSNFCRYDPRFNSWIHLANMNQRRTHFSLNVFNGLLFAVGGRNSEGCLSSVECYVPATNQWQMKAPLEVPRCCHASAVVDGQILVTGGYINNAYSRSVCMYDPSKDSWQDKASLSTPRGWHCAVSLLERVYVMGGSQLGGRAERVDVLPVECYSPYMGQWNYVAPLQTGVSTAGASTLNGKIYLVGGWNEIEKKYKKCIQCYNPDLNEWTEEDELPEATVGVSCCTISMPNTKTRESRASSVSSVPVSI comes from the exons ATGGCCCCTAAGAAGAAGAAtgtgaaaaagaacaaagcagatATCAATGAAACAACTATCATTGTGGAAGATGGCCCCCTCAGTAAACTAAATGGCTTGAATGGACTCTTGGAAGGAGGAAATGGTTTCAGCTGCATCTCATCTGAGGTTTCTGACCCATCATACTGCCCAAACCTCTTGGAAGGTCTAAGCAAAATGAGACAAGAAAATTTCCTTTGTGACTTGACCATCAGTACCAAAACCAAATCCTTCAGTGTTCATAAGGTAGTGATGGCTTCAAGCAGTGAATACTTTCACAACATCTTAAAGAAAGATCCATCTACTCAAAGGGTGGACCTCAATGATGTGTCCCCATTGGGTCTAGCTACTGTTATTACCTATGCTTACACTGGAAAACTTACTCTCTCACTTTATACAATAGGTAGTATCATTTCCACAGCAATTTATCTACAGATTCACACCCTTACAAAGATGTGCTGTGATTTTCTAGTCCAAGAAATCAGTGTTGAGAACTGTATGTACATTGCCAATATTGCAGAAACATATGGACTAAAAACAACCAAGGAAGCAGCACACAAATTTATTAAAGACAACTTCATTGAATTTTCAGAAACTGATCAGTTCCTAAAACTTACTTTTGATCAGATTAATGAACTTCTTGCAGATGATGACTTGCAGTTGCCTTCTGAAATTGTTGCATTCCAGATTGCAATAAAATGGCTGGAATTTGACCAAAAAAGAGTAAAGTTTGCTGCCAATCTCTTAAGTAACATCCGTTTTGGTACCATCTCAGCTCAAGACCTCGTCAATTACGTTCAGACTGTGCCAAGAATGATGCAAGATGCAGACTGCCATAAGCTCCTAGTGGATGCCATGAACTATCACTTGCTTCCCTATCACCAGAATACACTTCAGTCCAGAAGAACAAGGATCCGTGGAGGTTTCAGAGTCTTAGTTACTGTTGGGGGACGCCCTGCTTTAACAGAAAAGTCTCTTAGCAGAGACATCTTATACAGAGATCCTGAAAATGGATGGAAGAAGCTAAGTGAAATGCCTGCTAAAAGTTTTAATCAGTGTGTCACAGTGATGGATGGATTTCTCTATGTGGCTGGTGGGGAAGACCAGAATGATGCCAGGAACCAAGCCAAGCATGCAGTCAGCAATTTCTGCAG ATATGACCCTCGTTTCAACAGCTGGATTCACTTGGCAAACATGAATCAGCGACGCACCCACTTCAGCCTGAATGTGTTCAATGGCCTCCTCTTCGCAGTGGGTGGCCGCAACTCCGAGGGCTGCCTCTCCTCTGTCGAGTGCTACGTGCCTGCAACTAACCAGTGGCAGATGAAGGCCCCGCTGGAGGTGCCCCGGTGCTGCCACGCCAGCGCAGTGGTGGATGGCCAGATCCTGGTCACAGGAGGTTACATCAATAACGCTTACTCTCGCTCGGTGTGCATGTATGACCCCAGCAAAGATAGCTGGCAGGATAAGGCCAGCCTCAGCACCCCAAGGGGCTGGCACTGCGCAGTGTCCCTCCTGGAGAGGGTCTACGTCATGGGTGGGTCTCAGCTGGGGGGACGAGCTGAAAGGGTCGATGTTCTCCCTGTGGAGTGTTACAGCCCATACATGGGGCAATGGAATTACGTGGCGCCACTTCAAACCGGAGTTAGCACGGCTGGCGCCTCCACCCTTAATGGGAAAATTTACTTAGTGGGTGGCTGGaatgaaatagagaaaaagtACAAGAAATGCATTCAGTGCTATAACCCAGATCTCAATGAATGGACAGAGGAAGATGAGCTGCCTGAGGCCACTGTGGGCGTATCCTGCTGTACTATATCTATGCCCAACACTAAGACAAGGGAGTCCAGGGCCAGCTCAGTCTCTTCTGTCCCAGTCAGTATCTAG